A region from the Paraburkholderia youngii genome encodes:
- a CDS encoding polyphosphate kinase 2 family protein, producing the protein MVRTEILDALRAYTDPFRVTSGKDFFLKNFDPGETLGLKMHKGEAQQLLQRGSKWLAMEQEVLYAQDSWAVLLVFQAMDAAGKDGTIKHVMSRVNPQGCDVISFKQPSDEELSHDFLWRYSRKVPERGHIGIFNRSYYEEALVVRVHQHLLRAQKIPPVRVGNNIWDERLADIARFEDYLTRQGVVIVKFYLNLSYGEQKKRFMERLDNPDKNWKFSASDVRERRYWNDYMQAYEEAIRATASEAAPWYVVPADNKPFTRLIVAAAIVEAVEKLDLAYPKATPEQMKDLAAAREELDAEAVDET; encoded by the coding sequence ATGGTTCGCACGGAAATACTCGACGCGCTGCGGGCATACACCGATCCGTTCCGCGTCACGAGCGGCAAAGATTTCTTCCTGAAGAATTTCGATCCCGGCGAGACGCTGGGACTCAAAATGCATAAGGGAGAGGCGCAGCAACTGCTCCAGCGCGGATCGAAATGGCTCGCGATGGAGCAGGAGGTCCTCTACGCGCAGGATTCCTGGGCCGTGCTGCTGGTATTCCAGGCCATGGACGCCGCGGGAAAGGATGGGACGATCAAGCACGTGATGTCGCGCGTCAATCCGCAAGGGTGCGATGTCATCTCGTTCAAGCAGCCGTCGGATGAGGAACTCTCGCACGACTTCCTTTGGCGCTATTCGAGGAAAGTGCCTGAGCGCGGGCACATCGGTATTTTCAACCGCTCGTACTATGAAGAGGCGCTGGTGGTGCGCGTGCATCAGCATCTGCTCCGTGCGCAGAAGATTCCGCCGGTACGGGTCGGCAACAACATATGGGACGAACGGCTCGCCGACATCGCGCGCTTCGAAGACTATCTGACGCGCCAGGGCGTGGTCATAGTCAAGTTCTATCTGAACCTGTCGTACGGGGAGCAGAAGAAGCGGTTCATGGAACGCCTCGACAATCCCGACAAGAACTGGAAGTTTTCCGCATCCGACGTTCGCGAGCGTCGCTACTGGAACGACTATATGCAGGCCTATGAAGAGGCGATCCGCGCGACGGCCTCCGAAGCGGCTCCGTGGTACGTCGTGCCCGCCGACAACAAGCCTTTCACGCGCCTCATCGTCGCGGCGGCGATCGTCGAGGCCGTCGAGAAGCTCGACCTCGCATATCCGAAAGCGACGCCAGAGCAGATGAAGGATCTCGCGGCCGCGAGGGAGGAGCTCGACGCTGAAGCGGTGGACGAGACGTGA
- a CDS encoding metallophosphoesterase, which translates to MRRSSFLVRIILIGILLHIYVGLRLIPDMPIDSAGRGLCVLWLLLSIYLIPVGMMARGFKRQPLGDRLAWVGLLAMGFFSSLLVLTFARDLMLASLLTIDAIWPSTLTIAHWRTGSAAAVPLLALLSTLIGLVNARRRARVVTIEVPIDDLPAELDGFTIVQISDIHVGPTIKGRYVDAIVDAVNRLEPDLIAVTGDVVDGSVPQLSRHTQPLSRLAARHGAFLVTGNHEYYSDANSWIAEFRRLGLRVLLNEHVIVDHDGARAVIAGVTDYSAGHHDPAHRSDPVAALAGAPGDVLIRVLLAHQPRSAEAAAAAGFTLQLSGHTHGGQFFPWNFFVRLQQPFTAGLARLDGLWVYTSRGTGYWGPPKRLGAPSEITRLRLVPAEPD; encoded by the coding sequence ATGCGACGTTCATCGTTTCTTGTCCGCATCATCCTGATTGGCATCCTGCTGCATATCTACGTTGGATTGCGCCTGATTCCCGACATGCCGATCGACTCGGCCGGCCGCGGACTGTGCGTGCTGTGGCTCCTGCTGTCGATCTACCTGATTCCGGTCGGCATGATGGCGCGCGGCTTCAAGCGCCAGCCGCTCGGCGACCGGCTCGCGTGGGTTGGCCTGCTCGCGATGGGCTTCTTCTCGTCGCTGCTGGTACTGACCTTCGCGCGCGATCTGATGCTGGCGTCGCTGCTGACGATCGACGCGATCTGGCCGAGCACGCTCACGATCGCGCATTGGCGCACCGGCTCGGCGGCGGCGGTGCCGCTGCTCGCGCTGCTGTCGACGCTGATCGGCCTCGTCAACGCGCGCCGTCGCGCGCGTGTCGTCACGATCGAAGTACCGATCGACGATCTGCCTGCCGAGCTCGACGGCTTCACGATCGTGCAGATCAGCGATATCCACGTCGGCCCGACGATCAAGGGCCGCTATGTCGACGCGATCGTCGACGCGGTGAACCGGCTCGAGCCGGATCTGATCGCGGTGACGGGCGATGTCGTCGACGGCAGCGTGCCGCAGTTGAGCCGGCATACGCAGCCGCTGTCGCGGCTCGCCGCGCGGCACGGCGCGTTTCTCGTGACCGGCAATCACGAGTACTACTCCGACGCGAACTCGTGGATCGCTGAATTCCGCCGGCTCGGCTTGCGGGTGCTGCTCAACGAACACGTGATCGTCGATCATGACGGCGCGCGCGCCGTGATCGCCGGCGTCACCGATTACTCGGCGGGTCATCACGATCCCGCGCATCGCAGCGACCCGGTCGCGGCGCTCGCCGGCGCGCCGGGGGACGTGCTGATCAGGGTGCTGCTCGCGCATCAGCCGCGCTCGGCCGAAGCGGCCGCGGCGGCCGGCTTCACGCTGCAGTTGTCGGGTCATACGCACGGTGGTCAGTTCTTTCCGTGGAATTTCTTCGTGCGGCTGCAGCAGCCGTTTACGGCGGGCCTCGCGCGTCTGGACGGACTATGGGTTTATACGAGTCGCGGCACGGGCTATTGGGGACCGCCCAAACGACTCGGCGCGCCTTCGGAGATCACACGGTTGAGACTCGTACCGGCCGAACCCGATTGA
- a CDS encoding malonic semialdehyde reductase: MTLSDQALAQLFRDARTHNGWQNKPIDDAVLRELMELFLLGPTSANSSPGRFVFVRTPEGKEKLRPALSAGNLEKTMAAPVTVIVAMDMAFYEQLPKLFPHADARSWFVGNERLIADTAFRNSTLQGGYLILAARALGLDTGPMSGFDQAKVDEAFFAGTPVKSNFLINLGYGDPSRLFPRSPRFSFDEAARIV; encoded by the coding sequence ATGACACTTTCCGATCAGGCGCTCGCGCAGCTCTTTCGCGACGCGCGTACGCACAACGGCTGGCAGAACAAACCGATCGACGACGCCGTGCTGCGCGAGTTGATGGAGCTCTTCCTGCTCGGCCCGACCTCGGCCAATTCGAGTCCGGGCCGCTTCGTGTTCGTCAGGACGCCGGAGGGCAAGGAGAAACTGCGCCCGGCGTTGTCGGCCGGCAATCTCGAGAAAACGATGGCCGCGCCCGTCACGGTGATCGTCGCCATGGACATGGCCTTCTACGAGCAGCTGCCGAAACTGTTTCCGCATGCCGATGCGCGCAGCTGGTTCGTCGGCAACGAGCGGTTGATCGCGGACACGGCATTTCGCAATTCGACGCTGCAAGGCGGCTATCTGATTCTCGCCGCGCGTGCGCTCGGGCTCGACACCGGGCCGATGTCGGGCTTCGATCAGGCCAAGGTCGACGAAGCGTTCTTTGCGGGCACGCCGGTGAAGTCGAACTTCCTGATCAATCTCGGCTATGGCGATCCGTCCAGGCTGTTTCCTCGCAGCCCGCGTTTTTCGTTCGACGAAGCGGCGCGGATAGTGTGA
- a CDS encoding ABC transporter substrate-binding protein translates to MANTRRAACRALGALALSASLGVLTLATPGAHAEDKKITLGFAQVGAESAWRTANTESVKSAATEAGINLKFSDGQQKQENQIKAIRSYIAQKVDVIAFSPVVESGWEPVLLEAKAAKIPVILTDRNIDVKDPSLYVTMIGSDFLEEGRRGGKWLEENYKNDKGPINIAELQGTVGSAPANDRHSGLIEVIKSDPKFKIIASQSGDFTLAGGKQVMEAFIKTYGNKINVVYAHNDDMALGAIQAMEEAGMHPGKDVVVVSFDATKGGFQAMAAGKINVDVECSPLLGPQLMTAVKDVVAGKPLPKRILTQETVFPMSVAAQTLPSRKY, encoded by the coding sequence ATGGCGAATACACGACGTGCCGCGTGTCGCGCTCTGGGCGCGCTCGCGCTTTCCGCGAGTCTCGGAGTGCTAACGCTGGCCACGCCAGGCGCGCATGCCGAAGACAAGAAAATAACGCTCGGTTTTGCGCAAGTCGGTGCGGAAAGCGCATGGCGCACCGCGAATACCGAATCGGTGAAGTCGGCAGCGACGGAAGCCGGTATCAACCTCAAATTCTCCGACGGGCAGCAGAAGCAGGAAAACCAGATCAAGGCGATCCGCTCGTATATCGCGCAGAAGGTAGACGTAATCGCGTTCTCGCCGGTTGTCGAATCGGGCTGGGAACCGGTGCTGCTCGAAGCCAAGGCGGCGAAGATTCCGGTGATCCTGACCGACCGCAACATCGACGTAAAGGACCCGTCGCTGTACGTGACGATGATCGGCTCGGACTTCCTCGAAGAAGGACGACGCGGCGGCAAGTGGCTCGAGGAGAACTACAAGAACGATAAAGGTCCGATCAACATCGCCGAGCTGCAAGGCACGGTCGGCTCCGCGCCGGCGAATGACCGCCACTCGGGTCTGATCGAAGTGATCAAGAGCGATCCGAAGTTCAAGATCATCGCGTCGCAAAGCGGCGACTTCACGCTTGCCGGCGGCAAGCAGGTGATGGAAGCGTTCATCAAAACCTACGGCAACAAGATCAACGTTGTCTATGCTCACAACGACGACATGGCGCTCGGCGCGATCCAGGCGATGGAAGAAGCCGGCATGCATCCGGGCAAGGACGTCGTGGTGGTTTCGTTCGACGCGACCAAGGGCGGCTTCCAGGCGATGGCCGCCGGCAAGATCAACGTCGACGTCGAGTGCAGCCCGCTGCTCGGACCGCAGCTGATGACGGCGGTGAAAGACGTGGTGGCTGGCAAGCCGCTGCCGAAGCGCATCCTGACTCAGGAGACTGTCTTCCCGATGAGCGTCGCTGCGCAAACTTTGCCGTCGCGTAAGTACTGA
- a CDS encoding MgtC/SapB family protein, which produces MTLEFFLRLLTAFACGVAIGLERQMRQRTAGLRTITLVASGACLFVTLGVLTGNGVSGITQIAAYVVSGVGFLGGGVIMRDKGSIQGINTAATLWCSAAVGVLSGAGHYGPAFAGTAVVLLANTVLREVSRMINQTPVSNADLVREYVLTIVCREADEIHIRTAISNSMYSAPLSFQSLTSEDVEDEPARIRVTATLTMHPKDQSKLEQMASRLSMEKSVSSVSWTAREAEPTPE; this is translated from the coding sequence ATGACACTCGAATTCTTCCTGCGGCTTCTGACCGCTTTTGCTTGCGGCGTCGCAATCGGCCTCGAACGACAGATGCGCCAGCGCACCGCCGGCCTGCGCACGATCACGCTCGTGGCGAGCGGCGCGTGCCTGTTCGTCACGCTCGGCGTGCTGACCGGCAACGGCGTCAGCGGCATTACGCAGATTGCGGCCTATGTGGTGTCGGGCGTCGGCTTTCTCGGCGGCGGCGTCATCATGCGCGACAAGGGTTCGATCCAGGGGATCAACACCGCGGCGACGCTGTGGTGCTCGGCGGCCGTCGGCGTATTGAGCGGCGCGGGACATTACGGACCGGCGTTCGCCGGCACCGCGGTCGTGCTGCTGGCCAACACCGTACTGCGCGAAGTGAGCCGGATGATCAACCAGACACCGGTTTCAAACGCCGACCTCGTGCGCGAGTACGTGCTGACGATCGTCTGCCGCGAAGCCGACGAGATCCACATTCGCACCGCGATTTCCAACTCGATGTACTCGGCGCCGCTGTCTTTCCAGAGCCTGACCAGCGAGGATGTCGAGGACGAGCCGGCGCGCATTCGCGTGACGGCGACGCTGACGATGCATCCGAAGGATCAATCGAAGCTCGAACAGATGGCGAGCCGCCTGAGCATGGAAAAGAGCGTCTCCAGCGTCAGTTGGACCGCGCGGGAAGCGGAACCGACACCGGAGTGA
- a CDS encoding sugar ABC transporter ATP-binding protein, whose protein sequence is MTQSATEPTQPDQPQRGTSPGARSQQNDTSAREPILATSGVSKTFPGVKALQHVDFRLFPGEVHTLMGQNGAGKSTLINVLTGVLAPNAGTIRLGGEVVAFASPQEAEAAGVRTLYQEVNLCPNLSVAENIFAGRQPRRFGAIDWPDIKRRAQEALARLDVSLDVTRSLDAYPIAVQQMVAIARALSVDARVLILDEPTSSLDDSEVAQLFKILRHLKQSGIAILFVTHFIEQTYAISDRITVMRNGEREGEYLARDLSADQLVAKMVGHERMSARLREAAHEGQAADDLQEIAHDHPEQATATAKQPFIELRGVGRRGTLQPIDLEVHAGKILGLAGLLGSGRTETARLLFGADRADSGTILVEGRPVRLRTPHDAVRHGIGYCAEDRKKEGIVAELSIRENIMLALQARRGWWRKISRQRARELADTWIERLGIKASDAEQPIALLSGGNQQKALLARWLATDPKLLILDEPTRGIDVAAKFDIMDRLLALCANGLSILFISSEISEVLRVSHRVAVLRDRRKIAEVAGKASNEDNIYRLIAGSGE, encoded by the coding sequence ATGACCCAATCCGCTACCGAACCGACTCAGCCGGACCAGCCGCAGCGCGGCACGTCGCCGGGTGCGCGAAGCCAACAGAATGACACGAGCGCGCGCGAACCGATCCTGGCGACCTCCGGCGTCAGCAAGACATTTCCGGGCGTGAAGGCGCTGCAACACGTCGACTTCCGCCTGTTTCCCGGCGAGGTCCATACGCTGATGGGCCAGAACGGCGCCGGCAAATCCACGTTGATCAACGTGCTCACCGGCGTGCTTGCACCCAATGCCGGCACGATCCGCCTCGGCGGCGAGGTGGTCGCGTTCGCGTCGCCGCAGGAAGCCGAGGCGGCCGGCGTGCGCACGCTGTACCAGGAAGTGAACCTGTGCCCGAATCTGTCGGTCGCGGAGAACATCTTCGCGGGCCGGCAGCCGCGCCGCTTCGGCGCGATCGACTGGCCCGACATCAAGCGGCGCGCGCAGGAAGCGCTCGCGCGCCTCGACGTGTCGCTCGACGTCACGCGCTCGCTCGACGCCTATCCGATCGCCGTGCAGCAGATGGTCGCGATCGCGCGAGCGTTGTCAGTCGATGCGCGCGTGCTGATTCTCGACGAGCCGACTTCGAGCCTCGACGACAGCGAAGTCGCGCAGCTTTTCAAAATCCTTCGCCATCTCAAGCAATCGGGCATCGCGATCCTGTTCGTCACGCATTTCATCGAGCAGACCTACGCGATCTCCGATCGCATCACGGTGATGCGCAACGGCGAGCGCGAAGGTGAATATCTGGCACGCGATCTGTCCGCGGATCAACTGGTCGCGAAGATGGTCGGCCACGAGCGCATGAGCGCGCGTCTGCGCGAAGCGGCGCACGAAGGTCAGGCCGCCGACGATCTGCAGGAGATCGCGCACGATCACCCGGAGCAAGCAACGGCAACGGCCAAGCAGCCGTTCATCGAACTGCGCGGCGTCGGCCGTCGCGGCACGCTACAGCCGATCGATCTCGAAGTGCACGCCGGCAAGATACTCGGCCTCGCGGGACTGCTCGGCTCGGGGCGCACCGAAACCGCACGTCTCTTGTTCGGCGCGGATCGCGCGGACAGCGGCACGATCCTCGTCGAAGGGCGTCCCGTGCGGCTGCGCACGCCGCACGACGCGGTGCGCCACGGCATCGGCTATTGCGCGGAAGACCGCAAGAAGGAAGGCATCGTCGCCGAGCTGTCGATTCGTGAAAACATCATGCTCGCGTTGCAGGCGCGGCGCGGCTGGTGGCGCAAGATCAGCCGGCAACGCGCGCGCGAACTGGCCGATACGTGGATCGAGCGGCTCGGCATCAAGGCGTCCGACGCCGAGCAGCCGATCGCGCTCCTGTCCGGCGGCAACCAGCAGAAGGCGCTGCTCGCGCGCTGGCTGGCGACCGATCCGAAACTGCTGATCCTCGACGAGCCGACCCGCGGCATCGACGTCGCCGCGAAGTTCGACATCATGGACCGCCTGCTCGCGCTGTGCGCGAACGGCCTGTCCATCCTGTTCATCTCGTCGGAGATCAGCGAGGTGCTGCGCGTCAGCCATCGCGTCGCGGTGCTGCGCGATCGCCGCAAGATCGCCGAGGTGGCCGGCAAGGCATCGAACGAAGACAACATCTACCGACTCATCGCAGGGAGCGGCGAATGA
- a CDS encoding GlsB/YeaQ/YmgE family stress response membrane protein, producing the protein MEHGIIAWLIIGAIAGWLAGVLVKGGGFGLIVDIIVGIIGAFIGGWLAGVLHISIGSGWIASIITAVIGAVILLFIIRLVRRGS; encoded by the coding sequence ATGGAACACGGCATCATTGCATGGCTCATCATCGGCGCGATTGCTGGCTGGCTCGCGGGCGTATTGGTCAAGGGTGGCGGCTTCGGCCTGATCGTCGACATCATCGTCGGGATCATCGGGGCGTTCATCGGCGGTTGGCTCGCGGGCGTGCTGCATATCTCGATCGGCAGCGGCTGGATCGCCTCGATCATCACCGCGGTGATCGGCGCGGTCATTCTGCTGTTTATTATCCGGCTCGTGCGACGAGGCTCCTGA
- a CDS encoding acetyl-CoA hydrolase/transferase family protein produces the protein MYEDRIRCTALRGKITTAADAALLIHDGMRVGASGFTRAGDAKAVPVALAERARQLGEPLRITLMTGASLGHDVDRMLTEAHVLARRLPFQVDKTLRDAINRGEVMFVDQHLSETVEMLRANQLGKLDVAIIEAAAITESGGIVPTTSVGNSASFAILADKVIVEINLAQPLELEGLHDIWIPGRRPHREPLPIVRAQDRVGTPAIEIPPEKIAAIVITDMADSPSTVLPADRETALIAGHLIEFFQHEVTRGRMPKQLPPLQAGIGTIANAVLAGFVDSPFDVFEIYSEVLQDSTFDLMDAGKVAFASGASITLSAARQAQVFGDIERYRDRLVLRPQEVSNHPEVIRRLGLIALNTALEFDIYGNVNSTHVGGTHMMNGIGGSGDFARNASCAVFATKSTAKDDRISSIVPMVPHCDHNEHDVDVVVTEQGLADLRGLAPRERATLILEHCVHPRYRELLRDYYRDALRWGGQTPHCLDQAFAWHTRLRDTGSMLPA, from the coding sequence ATGTACGAAGACCGAATTCGCTGCACCGCCCTGCGCGGAAAAATCACCACGGCCGCCGACGCGGCGCTTCTGATTCACGACGGCATGCGCGTTGGCGCAAGCGGTTTCACGCGCGCGGGCGACGCGAAAGCGGTGCCGGTCGCGCTTGCCGAGCGTGCGCGCCAGTTGGGCGAGCCGCTGCGCATCACGCTGATGACGGGCGCCTCGCTCGGTCATGACGTCGACCGCATGCTGACCGAAGCGCACGTGCTCGCGCGCCGTTTGCCGTTTCAGGTGGACAAGACGTTGCGCGACGCAATCAATCGCGGCGAAGTGATGTTCGTCGATCAGCATCTGTCCGAGACCGTTGAGATGCTGCGCGCGAACCAGCTCGGCAAGCTCGATGTCGCGATCATCGAGGCCGCCGCGATCACGGAAAGCGGCGGTATCGTGCCGACAACTTCAGTCGGTAATTCGGCGAGCTTCGCGATTCTCGCGGACAAGGTCATCGTCGAGATCAATCTTGCGCAGCCACTCGAGCTCGAAGGCCTGCACGACATCTGGATTCCGGGGCGCCGGCCGCATCGCGAGCCGCTGCCGATCGTGCGCGCGCAGGATCGCGTCGGCACACCCGCGATCGAGATTCCGCCGGAGAAAATCGCGGCGATCGTGATCACTGACATGGCCGACAGCCCGTCCACCGTGCTGCCCGCGGATCGCGAAACCGCGTTGATCGCCGGCCACTTGATCGAATTTTTCCAGCACGAAGTCACGCGTGGCCGCATGCCGAAGCAGTTGCCGCCGTTGCAGGCTGGCATCGGTACGATCGCCAACGCGGTGCTGGCGGGCTTCGTCGATTCGCCTTTCGATGTGTTCGAAATCTATTCAGAAGTCTTGCAGGATTCGACGTTCGATCTGATGGACGCCGGCAAGGTCGCGTTCGCGTCCGGCGCGTCGATCACGTTGTCGGCCGCGCGGCAGGCGCAGGTGTTCGGCGATATCGAGCGCTATCGCGACCGGCTCGTGCTGCGTCCGCAGGAAGTCAGCAACCATCCCGAGGTGATTCGGCGGCTCGGTCTGATCGCGCTCAATACCGCGCTCGAATTCGATATCTACGGTAACGTCAATTCGACGCATGTCGGCGGCACGCACATGATGAACGGCATCGGCGGCTCGGGCGACTTTGCGCGCAATGCGTCGTGCGCGGTGTTCGCGACCAAGTCGACCGCGAAGGACGACCGCATCTCGAGCATCGTGCCGATGGTGCCGCATTGCGACCACAACGAACACGACGTCGACGTCGTCGTCACCGAGCAAGGTCTCGCCGACCTGCGCGGCCTCGCACCGCGCGAACGTGCGACGCTGATCCTCGAGCATTGCGTACACCCGCGGTATCGCGAACTGTTGCGCGACTACTACCGCGATGCGTTGCGTTGGGGAGGGCAGACCCCGCATTGCCTCGATCAGGCGTTTGCATGGCATACGCGGCTGCGCGATACCGGCTCGATGCTGCCGGCCTGA
- the yjfF gene encoding galactofuranose ABC transporter, permease protein YjfF translates to MTRFLEALARVIDPRTLPIAVTVLLFCALFGFGSVMYTGFFSWQVLLDLLVDNAFLLIVAIGMTFVIVSGGIDLSVGSIVALTTIVAAVLSEHMHVSVWLIIPIVLLMGTVFGAVQGALIHYFRLQAFIVTLAGMFFARGLCFLITTQSITITDPTFKAISAFRLNVGVGSVSANVLIALVALAAAIYVAHFTRFGRNVYAVGGNPRSALLMGLPVARTRVGVYALSGFCSALGGAVFTFYVLSGYGLQGQGMELDAIAATVIGGTLLTGGVGYVVGSLFGVGILGTIQTLITFDGTLSSWWTRIVIGALLCAFCLLQRLIERHAKSVRRPGGTNAVTTTGHGHGHDEPSTTAASSDSQVLGRAPG, encoded by the coding sequence ATGACGCGCTTTCTCGAAGCACTCGCCCGCGTGATCGATCCGCGCACGCTGCCGATCGCGGTGACGGTCCTGCTGTTCTGCGCGCTATTCGGCTTTGGTTCGGTGATGTACACAGGCTTCTTCTCATGGCAGGTGCTGCTCGATCTGCTCGTCGATAACGCGTTCCTGCTGATCGTCGCGATCGGCATGACGTTCGTGATCGTGTCGGGCGGCATCGATCTGTCGGTGGGCTCGATCGTCGCGCTGACGACGATCGTCGCAGCCGTGCTGTCCGAGCACATGCACGTGTCGGTGTGGCTGATCATTCCGATCGTGCTGTTGATGGGCACGGTGTTCGGCGCGGTGCAGGGCGCGCTGATTCACTACTTCCGCCTGCAGGCGTTCATCGTGACGCTGGCGGGGATGTTCTTCGCGCGTGGCCTGTGCTTTCTGATCACGACGCAGTCGATCACGATCACCGATCCGACGTTCAAGGCGATCTCCGCGTTCCGTCTCAATGTTGGCGTCGGTTCGGTATCGGCGAACGTGCTGATCGCGCTCGTGGCGCTCGCGGCCGCGATCTATGTCGCCCATTTCACGCGCTTCGGACGCAACGTATATGCGGTCGGCGGCAATCCGCGCTCGGCGCTGCTGATGGGGCTGCCGGTCGCGCGCACGCGGGTCGGCGTGTATGCGCTGAGCGGCTTCTGTTCGGCGCTCGGCGGCGCGGTGTTCACGTTCTATGTGCTGTCGGGTTATGGGCTGCAAGGGCAGGGTATGGAGCTGGATGCGATTGCAGCGACGGTGATCGGCGGCACGCTGCTGACCGGTGGCGTCGGTTATGTGGTCGGCTCGCTGTTTGGCGTCGGCATTCTCGGCACGATCCAGACGCTGATTACATTCGACGGCACGCTCAGTTCGTGGTGGACGCGGATCGTGATCGGCGCGCTGCTGTGCGCGTTCTGTTTGCTGCAACGCTTGATCGAGCGGCATGCGAAGTCCGTGCGTCGGCCCGGCGGCACCAATGCGGTCACGACCACGGGGCATGGGCACGGCCATGACGAGCCGTCGACGACGGCGGCGTCGTCGGATTCCCAGGTGTTGGGGCGCGCGCCGGGCTAG
- a CDS encoding ABC transporter permease, with amino-acid sequence MKLSNWFARDGVERPLLWPCVTLLLLCGLNLLVNPHFLALRTLDGHLFGAPIDILNRAAPLVLVAIGMTLVIATRGIDISVGAVVAIAGAAAATILATQAVPSGALIVQALVAALVVGILSGMWNGLLVAFVGMQPIIATLILMVAGRGIAQLLTAGQIIPIGAPGYLFVGGGYWLGVPCSVWIATVAVLATAALVEGTALGLFIRAIGVNPVATRLVGLRSKAIVFAVYSFSGLTAALAGILISSNVRSADGNNAGLLLELDAILAVTLGGTSLLGGRFSFAGTVLGALIIQTLTYTTYSIGVPPEATLVVKAAVVLAVSVIQSPAARALAVSFGASLIKSRGVAR; translated from the coding sequence ATGAAGCTATCGAACTGGTTCGCGCGCGACGGCGTCGAGCGGCCGCTGCTGTGGCCGTGCGTGACGCTGCTGTTGCTGTGCGGACTGAACCTGCTGGTCAATCCGCATTTTCTCGCGCTGCGCACGCTCGACGGTCACCTGTTCGGCGCGCCGATTGACATTCTGAATCGCGCGGCGCCGCTGGTGCTGGTCGCGATCGGCATGACGCTCGTGATCGCGACGCGCGGCATCGACATCTCGGTCGGCGCGGTGGTCGCGATCGCGGGCGCCGCGGCCGCGACGATACTCGCGACTCAGGCCGTGCCGAGCGGTGCGCTGATCGTGCAGGCGCTCGTGGCCGCGCTCGTCGTCGGCATCTTGAGCGGCATGTGGAACGGGCTGCTCGTCGCGTTCGTCGGCATGCAGCCGATCATCGCGACGCTGATTCTGATGGTCGCCGGCCGCGGCATCGCGCAACTGCTGACCGCCGGGCAGATCATCCCGATCGGTGCGCCCGGCTATCTGTTCGTCGGCGGCGGCTACTGGCTCGGCGTGCCGTGCTCGGTATGGATCGCGACCGTAGCCGTGCTGGCGACCGCTGCTTTGGTGGAGGGCACGGCGCTTGGCCTGTTCATTCGCGCGATCGGCGTGAACCCGGTTGCGACGCGGCTCGTCGGCTTGCGCTCGAAGGCGATCGTGTTCGCGGTGTATAGCTTCTCGGGCTTGACCGCGGCGCTGGCGGGCATCCTGATCAGCTCGAACGTGCGCAGCGCGGACGGCAACAACGCTGGCCTGCTGCTCGAACTCGACGCGATTCTTGCCGTGACGCTCGGCGGCACGTCGCTGCTCGGCGGCCGCTTCAGTTTCGCAGGCACCGTGCTCGGTGCGCTGATCATCCAGACGCTCACGTACACGACCTATTCGATCGGCGTGCCGCCGGAAGCGACGCTCGTCGTCAAGGCGGCCGTCGTGCTCGCGGTCAGCGTGATCCAGTCGCCTGCGGCGCGCGCGCTCGCGGTGTCGTTCGGCGCGTCGCTCATCAAATCGCGCGGGGTGGCACGATGA
- a CDS encoding alpha-ketoglutarate-dependent dioxygenase AlkB family protein, producing the protein MNTDLFNDLPTPDVDWYPDWLAPADAEHLLARLIDEVQWRQDMMGTPGGRVALPRLTAWQGEPDAVYIYSGIRNVPQAWTPAVAELKAAAEATSGARFNSVLLNRYRSGADSMGWHADREPELGKQPVIASVSLGVARRFDLQHNRSGVVQSFSLKGGSLLVMKGDTQAQWRHRVPKEPRVSGERINLTFRWVTPRVTPT; encoded by the coding sequence ATGAACACCGATCTTTTCAACGACCTGCCGACCCCCGACGTCGACTGGTATCCCGACTGGCTCGCACCGGCCGACGCCGAACACCTGCTCGCCCGCCTGATCGACGAAGTGCAATGGCGCCAGGACATGATGGGCACGCCTGGCGGCCGTGTTGCACTGCCGCGTCTGACCGCCTGGCAGGGCGAGCCGGACGCGGTGTATATCTACTCGGGCATCCGCAACGTGCCGCAAGCGTGGACGCCCGCCGTCGCTGAACTGAAGGCCGCCGCGGAGGCGACCAGCGGCGCGCGTTTTAACAGCGTGCTGCTAAATCGCTACCGCAGCGGCGCCGACAGCATGGGGTGGCATGCGGACCGCGAGCCCGAACTCGGCAAGCAACCGGTGATCGCGTCGGTGAGTCTCGGCGTCGCGCGCAGGTTCGATCTGCAACACAACCGCAGTGGCGTCGTGCAATCGTTCTCGCTGAAGGGCGGCAGCCTGCTCGTGATGAAGGGCGACACCCAGGCGCAGTGGCGCCATCGGGTGCCGAAGGAGCCGCGCGTGAGCGGCGAGCGCATCAATCTGACGTTTCGCTGGGTCACCCCGAGAGTCACGCCGACCTAA